From Novipirellula artificiosorum, the proteins below share one genomic window:
- a CDS encoding YraN family protein: protein MPMHQIVIGWLERYRDWRYGAIDRGGPIGKRGEQAAARLLRQKGLIVVAESESDRAGEIDIIAIDSKRRIVIFVEVKTLSTTKPGHPADRVDTTKQGKISRAAMRYLKRKKLIGTACRFDVIAVWWPNEEQGPEKMEHYESAFEAVGDFQVY from the coding sequence ATGCCCATGCATCAGATTGTCATTGGATGGCTTGAGCGGTACAGGGATTGGCGATATGGAGCGATCGACCGTGGTGGCCCGATTGGCAAACGGGGCGAACAAGCCGCCGCTCGACTGCTTCGCCAGAAAGGCCTGATCGTTGTGGCCGAAAGCGAATCCGATCGTGCTGGAGAGATCGACATCATTGCGATCGATTCGAAGCGAAGGATCGTGATCTTTGTCGAAGTCAAGACGCTCTCGACGACCAAACCAGGTCATCCCGCGGACCGAGTCGACACGACCAAGCAAGGAAAGATCAGCCGCGCGGCAATGCGATATTTGAAACGAAAGAAGCTCATCGGCACGGCATGCCGCTTCGATGTAATCGCGGTCTGGTGGCCCAACGAAGAGCAAGGCCCCGAGAAGATGGAACATTACGAATCTGCCTTCGAGGCCGTCGGTGACTTCCAAGTCTATTGA
- a CDS encoding AAA family ATPase: MSPSVSNPNETPLGDDDVQAIDCLCEVYQRLRNELGRVIVGQQTTIEQLAICLFARRHALLMGVPGLAKTLLVSKLAETMSLDFSRIQFTPDLMPMDITGTDILQETNSGHREFQFVQGPIFANIVLADEINRAPPKTQAAMLEAMQEHRVTVLGKHFPLDEPFMVLATQNPVEQEGTYPLPEAQLDRFMSLIELDYPNEAEEIQIAKTTTGDELPQLDHLLSAEQIIAHQHLVRRVPVPDHIYTYAARLVRKTRPDGETAPDWLRPLVSWGAGPRAVQNLILGAKSRAALEGSYMVRLEDVQYVAPPVLTHRIITTFAAQSERVTAKEIVQRLVAES, translated from the coding sequence ATGAGCCCATCCGTTTCGAATCCCAATGAAACGCCTCTCGGCGACGATGACGTCCAAGCAATCGATTGCCTCTGCGAGGTTTACCAGCGATTGCGAAACGAACTAGGGCGGGTGATTGTCGGCCAGCAAACGACGATCGAGCAATTGGCCATTTGTTTGTTCGCGCGGCGACACGCTCTGTTGATGGGTGTCCCCGGATTGGCCAAGACGTTGCTGGTCAGCAAGCTTGCGGAAACGATGTCACTCGATTTTAGTCGAATTCAGTTCACACCCGATCTGATGCCGATGGACATCACCGGCACCGATATTCTGCAAGAAACCAATTCGGGGCATCGCGAATTCCAATTCGTCCAAGGTCCCATTTTTGCAAACATCGTGTTGGCGGACGAAATCAACCGGGCCCCGCCCAAAACCCAAGCCGCGATGCTGGAAGCGATGCAGGAACACCGTGTCACGGTACTCGGCAAGCATTTTCCGCTGGATGAACCCTTCATGGTTCTGGCAACACAGAACCCGGTCGAACAAGAAGGTACTTACCCGCTGCCCGAAGCACAGCTTGACCGGTTTATGTCGCTGATCGAGTTAGATTACCCAAACGAGGCGGAAGAAATCCAAATCGCCAAGACAACGACAGGAGATGAACTGCCGCAATTGGACCATCTGCTCAGTGCTGAACAGATTATCGCTCATCAGCACTTGGTCCGCCGCGTTCCCGTTCCGGATCACATCTACACCTACGCAGCCCGCTTGGTACGAAAGACACGCCCCGATGGCGAGACCGCTCCCGATTGGCTCCGCCCGCTGGTGTCGTGGGGAGCAGGGCCACGAGCGGTTCAAAATTTGATCCTTGGCGCCAAAAGCCGCGCCGCGCTTGAAGGCAGCTACATGGTGCGTCTCGAGGACGTCCAGTATGTCGCCCCTCCCGTGTTGACCCATCGAATCATCACCACCTTTGCCGCGCAAAGCGAGCGAGTCACGGCGAAGGAGATTGTTCAACGATTGGTCGCGGAATCGTGA